From Xyrauchen texanus isolate HMW12.3.18 chromosome 36, RBS_HiC_50CHRs, whole genome shotgun sequence, one genomic window encodes:
- the bbc3 gene encoding bcl-2-binding component 3: protein MARPEMESRVEDRNPGAPQSCRMEVLRQDAWQSGSIIQPCHRHRTIATQTSTLSGLLPHIPTPGAFISPSMGQQQDNPLRNNIGTEQEISSPRERQLPLPGQQLDNHSSSDDSMSSRSAGGDNPRLEDQVVERVAIQLRTIGDEMNAVLLQRNAAPHWHNWRGVYHGLIALVADTINGFYQHGFR from the exons ATGGCCCGACCAGAGATGGAAAGCAGGGTAGAAGACCGCAACCCTGGAGCACCACAGAGCTGCAGAATGGAGGTGCTACGTCAGGATGCCTGGCAGAGTGGCAGCATTATACAGCCCTGCCACCGGCACCGCACCATTGCCACTCAAACCAGCACTTTGTCTGGACTGCTACCGCACATCCCCACTCCAGGTGCCTTCATCTCACCCAGCATGGGACAACAACAGGACAATCCACTCAGGAACAATATAG GTACAGAACAGGAAATCTCCAGCCCCAGAGAAAGACAGTTACCCCTGCCTGGTCAACAACTGGACAACCATAGCTCCTCAGATGACTCGATGTCCAGCAGATCTGCTGGTGGTGATAATCCCAGACTGGAGGACCAGGTGGTAGAGAGGGTGGCTATACAACTGAGGACCATTGGAGATGAGATGAATGCTGTTTTACTTCAGAGG AACGCTGCCCCCCACTGGCATAACTGGAGGGGTGTGTACCACGGGCTCATTGCATTGGTTGCAGACACCATCAATGGTTTCTACCAGCATGGGTTCAGATAA